The following are encoded in a window of Pseudoalteromonas tetraodonis genomic DNA:
- a CDS encoding zinc-binding dehydrogenase, with translation MPNTADTNPNTIPTLMRSIVLNEPNEDINLSDTQLPVPQCTGNELLVKVEYVGLNPVDAQFAKSGFCTWQYPHVLGLDAVGTVVKAGKGIFPGVGERVMWHASVGEQGVLSEYAKVPNYAVSIIPKQLASDKAATLPCAGMAALISLDKLSVTEGDTLFVEGGAGAVGQFAIQFAKQRGADVFTTASKRNHKLVKQLGADVVFDYNDKALCDKIRRELGPQGFDAVIDIMGGESTIQNIELMRFCGRIACLNPLPNFEQQLMYRRAPNISIVSLGGAWLANSLCAQQRMSFMGNLLLETVANGEITPPEVLAVDFNANAVSAALNNQLAGGFTGKQVVKIS, from the coding sequence ATGCCTAATACTGCAGATACAAACCCAAATACTATTCCTACATTAATGCGCTCTATTGTGTTAAATGAGCCCAATGAGGATATTAACTTATCGGATACTCAGTTACCTGTGCCTCAGTGCACAGGTAATGAGCTATTAGTAAAAGTAGAGTACGTTGGTTTAAACCCGGTGGATGCACAATTTGCCAAGTCTGGCTTTTGTACGTGGCAATACCCGCATGTTTTAGGCTTGGATGCAGTGGGGACAGTGGTTAAAGCGGGTAAAGGTATTTTCCCGGGGGTAGGGGAGCGTGTTATGTGGCACGCCAGCGTAGGTGAGCAAGGGGTACTGAGCGAATACGCAAAAGTGCCTAATTATGCGGTGTCTATTATTCCCAAGCAATTAGCCAGTGACAAAGCTGCAACTTTACCCTGCGCCGGAATGGCGGCATTGATCAGCTTAGATAAACTATCAGTAACTGAGGGCGATACACTTTTTGTTGAAGGTGGTGCTGGCGCTGTAGGGCAATTTGCTATTCAGTTTGCCAAGCAGCGCGGTGCAGATGTATTTACCACCGCCTCTAAGCGCAATCATAAGTTAGTTAAGCAACTCGGCGCCGATGTGGTCTTTGATTACAACGATAAAGCCTTATGTGACAAAATTCGTCGAGAGTTAGGTCCACAAGGGTTTGACGCTGTTATTGATATTATGGGTGGGGAATCGACCATTCAAAATATCGAACTAATGCGTTTTTGTGGTCGTATTGCTTGTTTAAATCCACTCCCTAACTTCGAACAGCAGCTAATGTATCGGCGTGCGCCTAATATTAGTATTGTCTCCTTAGGAGGTGCGTGGCTAGCTAACAGCTTATGTGCGCAGCAGCGGATGAGTTTTATGGGTAATTTGTTGCTTGAAACGGTAGCAAATGGCGAGATAACTCCCCCAGAAGTTTTAGCTGTTGATTTTAATGCAAACGCTGTTTCGGCTGCACTAAATAACCAGTTAGCAGGTGGTTTTACTGGCAAACAGGTAGTTAAAATAAGTTAG
- a CDS encoding acyl-CoA dehydrogenase — MSLRTKLKKVLPSISVTEQEALDAGDVWLEGSIYRGKPDFSALRDVPAAKLTADEQAFLDGPVQELLGMIDDSVIQNGIHLPNDILEFLKKERFFSLIIPKSFGGLEFSPYANSTIVGTIATKSSAVAVTVMVPNSLGPGELLLHFGTEEQQAHYLPRLANGTDIPCFALTSPEAGSDAGGIPDVGTVTKGMYNGEEVLGLEITWDKRYITLAPIATVLGLAFKVVDPDGLLGGKENLGITCALIPKEHPGVELGNRHDPMGIRFYNGTTRGNKVFVPMDFIIGGQKNIGRGWQMLVSCLGAGRGISLPALGVSTAQVAFKSASEYAAVREQFGLSIGQFEGIQEKLADIAGKTYLQEAMRVLTTEGLGMGLKPSVVTAIAKYHMTELGRDVLDSAMDIQAGKAIQNGPQNTLASGYVAQPIAITVEGANILTRNLMIFGQGVMRCHPYLQSMVESIHSDDKNADAEFNGILRKTIGYSTANSLRAFRLGVLPFTAGANSALPEVRDYEKAVHKLSAKLAVYADFSLLVLGGKLKQAEMLSARLGDVMSFLYAAMASIKYYEQKVASSEREQAAPYFHYATRFALQSAEEALHKFLDNFPASGTRKFIRFITMNYSTKMPKISDDLIRELAKQAQLDTAFKAQITHLVKPIEGDGHHINEQAYKAKMASLELLAKVKKALRAKTFKPGTRFSITLENALAAKVINDAEFVQLSDYNKKREKAIRVDEFDFDMNILDDNAQPVNPLKSVVNQ; from the coding sequence ATGAGTTTACGTACAAAATTAAAAAAAGTATTACCAAGCATTTCAGTTACTGAGCAAGAAGCGCTAGACGCTGGCGATGTATGGCTAGAAGGGTCTATCTATCGAGGTAAACCAGATTTCAGCGCGCTACGCGATGTACCTGCGGCTAAATTAACCGCAGACGAGCAAGCGTTCTTAGATGGCCCAGTACAAGAATTACTTGGCATGATTGACGATTCAGTCATTCAAAATGGTATTCATTTACCAAACGACATTTTAGAGTTTTTGAAAAAAGAGCGTTTCTTCTCGCTGATCATCCCTAAATCGTTTGGCGGTTTAGAGTTCAGCCCATACGCTAACTCAACAATTGTAGGTACAATTGCTACTAAAAGCTCAGCGGTTGCGGTAACCGTAATGGTACCAAACTCGTTAGGCCCGGGTGAGTTACTTCTTCACTTTGGTACAGAGGAGCAACAGGCACACTACTTACCACGTCTTGCAAATGGTACAGACATTCCATGTTTTGCACTAACCAGCCCAGAAGCAGGCTCTGATGCAGGCGGTATTCCAGATGTAGGTACTGTAACTAAAGGTATGTACAACGGTGAAGAAGTACTCGGCTTAGAAATCACATGGGACAAACGCTACATTACACTCGCGCCAATTGCTACTGTACTTGGTTTAGCGTTTAAAGTGGTTGACCCTGATGGTCTACTAGGTGGTAAAGAAAACCTAGGTATTACCTGTGCACTTATTCCAAAAGAGCACCCTGGTGTAGAACTTGGTAACCGTCATGATCCTATGGGTATCCGTTTTTACAACGGTACTACACGTGGTAACAAAGTATTTGTACCAATGGACTTTATTATCGGTGGTCAGAAAAACATCGGTCGCGGTTGGCAAATGCTAGTTAGCTGTTTAGGCGCAGGTCGTGGTATTTCATTACCAGCATTAGGTGTAAGTACAGCACAAGTTGCATTTAAATCAGCTTCTGAGTACGCAGCAGTGCGTGAACAGTTTGGTTTATCAATTGGTCAATTTGAAGGTATTCAAGAAAAGCTAGCTGACATTGCAGGTAAAACATACCTACAAGAAGCAATGCGTGTACTGACAACTGAAGGCTTAGGCATGGGCTTAAAACCATCGGTAGTGACTGCAATTGCTAAATACCATATGACAGAGCTTGGCCGTGATGTGCTTGACTCAGCAATGGATATTCAAGCGGGTAAAGCGATTCAGAATGGTCCTCAAAACACGCTTGCTAGTGGTTATGTGGCGCAGCCAATTGCCATTACGGTAGAGGGCGCAAACATTCTGACTCGTAACCTGATGATCTTTGGTCAAGGTGTTATGCGTTGTCACCCATACTTACAATCTATGGTTGAGTCTATCCACAGCGATGACAAAAACGCAGATGCAGAATTTAATGGTATTTTACGTAAAACAATTGGCTACAGTACAGCAAATAGCTTACGTGCATTCCGTTTAGGTGTATTACCGTTTACTGCTGGTGCAAACTCGGCATTACCAGAAGTACGTGACTACGAAAAAGCAGTGCATAAACTATCAGCTAAATTAGCTGTATATGCTGACTTTTCGTTACTAGTACTTGGCGGTAAATTAAAGCAAGCTGAGATGCTTTCAGCACGCTTAGGCGATGTAATGAGCTTCTTATATGCAGCTATGGCATCTATTAAGTATTACGAGCAAAAAGTAGCAAGTAGTGAGCGCGAGCAAGCGGCTCCTTACTTCCATTATGCGACTCGTTTTGCATTACAAAGTGCTGAAGAAGCATTGCACAAGTTTTTAGATAACTTCCCTGCAAGTGGTACTCGTAAGTTCATTCGTTTCATTACCATGAACTACTCAACTAAAATGCCAAAAATCAGCGATGATTTAATTCGTGAATTAGCGAAACAAGCTCAGCTTGATACAGCATTTAAAGCGCAAATTACCCATTTAGTTAAGCCAATTGAAGGTGATGGTCATCACATCAACGAGCAAGCTTACAAAGCTAAAATGGCGTCACTTGAGTTATTAGCAAAAGTGAAAAAAGCGCTACGTGCTAAAACCTTTAAGCCGGGTACGCGTTTTTCAATCACACTTGAAAATGCACTTGCTGCAAAAGTAATTAACGACGCTGAATTTGTTCAGTTAAGTGATTATAACAAAAAGCGTGAAAAAGCGATTCGTGTTGATGAGTTCGACTTCGATATGAACATCCTAGACGACAACGCACAGCCAGTTAATCCGCTTAAAAGCGTGGTTAACCAATAA
- a CDS encoding heavy metal-binding domain-containing protein, translated as MIYTTTETVPGKEIEAVLGIVNGNMVQSKHVGRDIMAGLKGIVGGELKGYTEMLMEARNVALERLIEDAKKLNADAIVGIRFTTSSVTDGASEILVFGTAVKLRT; from the coding sequence ATGATTTATACGACAACGGAAACTGTTCCTGGTAAGGAAATCGAAGCTGTATTGGGCATAGTTAATGGCAACATGGTTCAGTCTAAACATGTTGGTCGAGATATCATGGCTGGTTTAAAAGGAATAGTGGGCGGCGAACTCAAAGGCTATACCGAGATGTTGATGGAAGCTCGAAATGTAGCGTTAGAACGATTAATAGAAGATGCAAAAAAGTTAAATGCCGATGCAATAGTAGGAATACGATTTACAACTAGCTCAGTTACTGATGGGGCATCAGAAATATTAGTGTTTGGCACAGCCGTTAAACTTCGAACATAA
- a CDS encoding polysaccharide deacetylase family protein, translating to MSKIIKLSALVLIIFIALWQLSKNEKFQFFGNLIDRVETTEKVVALTFDDGPTRLKTKEFLQILDESEIKATFYLVGKAIEENIQETKNIIDKGHEVGNHSYTHQRMVLKSYNFVADDLEKTNELITEAGYKGEIHFRPPYGKKLFSLPYYLNNNNITTVTWDVEPETYLDKNASASDISDYVVQNTKPGSIILLHVMFKSRGNSMAAVPLIVQQLKDKGYRFVTVSELIGSSA from the coding sequence ATGAGTAAAATAATCAAACTATCAGCATTAGTGCTGATCATATTTATTGCTTTATGGCAGCTGAGTAAGAATGAAAAATTTCAATTTTTTGGTAACCTTATAGATCGAGTAGAAACAACTGAAAAAGTAGTCGCATTAACTTTTGATGATGGTCCGACTAGACTTAAAACAAAAGAATTTCTCCAAATCCTAGATGAATCAGAAATTAAAGCTACATTTTACCTAGTCGGCAAAGCTATAGAAGAAAACATTCAAGAAACAAAAAATATCATTGATAAAGGTCATGAAGTTGGAAACCATTCATATACTCATCAACGAATGGTTTTGAAAAGTTATAACTTTGTTGCAGATGATCTAGAAAAAACTAATGAGTTAATTACAGAGGCAGGTTATAAAGGTGAAATACATTTTAGACCACCTTATGGTAAAAAATTGTTTTCGCTACCTTATTATCTAAATAATAATAATATAACTACCGTTACGTGGGATGTGGAGCCTGAAACTTATTTAGATAAAAATGCTAGTGCAAGTGATATATCCGATTACGTTGTCCAAAATACTAAGCCAGGGTCAATTATTCTTTTACATGTAATGTTTAAATCTAGAGGTAATTCAATGGCTGCGGTACCTTTAATTGTTCAGCAGTTAAAAGATAAAGGTTATCGCTTTGTTACAGTATCTGAATTAATAGGCAGTAGCGCATAA
- a CDS encoding DUF4410 domain-containing protein, translating to MKNFILIILVSLIAGCAANIKQSVKTSNMQQGAIPNSISVAISSSNSISKSRDLTKSITELNTLITTDYKGNLIPSNSSNQADISVEITIEHFRYVSGFGRFMAGVMVGDAELMLNVKLVDLSTNQIVSESQLDTRSEFSEGIFGATTSRQLEAMSKKIVDIINSSAKNS from the coding sequence ATGAAAAACTTTATTTTAATCATCTTAGTAAGCTTAATTGCGGGTTGTGCTGCAAACATTAAGCAATCAGTAAAAACATCGAACATGCAGCAAGGAGCCATACCAAATAGTATATCAGTAGCTATATCCTCATCTAATTCAATCTCTAAAAGTAGAGATTTAACTAAAAGTATCACTGAACTTAATACATTAATAACTACAGATTACAAAGGTAATTTGATACCAAGCAACTCATCTAATCAGGCTGATATCTCCGTGGAAATAACAATAGAGCATTTTCGTTATGTTTCAGGGTTTGGTCGATTTATGGCTGGTGTAATGGTAGGTGATGCCGAATTGATGCTAAACGTTAAGCTCGTAGACCTATCCACAAACCAAATAGTTAGTGAATCGCAGCTAGACACTCGTTCAGAGTTTAGTGAAGGAATATTCGGTGCTACAACTTCTAGACAGTTAGAAGCTATGTCTAAAAAGATAGTTGATATCATCAATTCAAGTGCAAAGAATAGCTAA
- a CDS encoding serine hydrolase domain-containing protein has protein sequence MIKSILIIFTLFLASLATAEEFTDVSEITERLEDDIPKILDKHKAPGVALAFVNGNRVLEFRSYGFADVAAKTEITQSTMFNVGSISKLVTVWGVMQLVAQGKVDLDAPINQYLKRWQIPKSEFNAKKVTLRNILSHTSGLSLGPYTGWESPEKLTSIVDSLNGNNNGAGSVELIHVPDTKWSYSGGGYSVVQLLIEDVSGMAFEDYMQQYVFKPLNMKDSTFNITKKVIKKSATPYDNSGKVTGMVYFNEKAAAGLQTTPIDLARFNMAVLRNNDGDYNGLGLLPEKLIDLMIKPAPNTNGRWSMSYVVDAKNSSLGFAGFNRGWVSLSRSITDLNFGYVILSNSSIGAVNNDIDSLILSIVKQSHN, from the coding sequence ATGATTAAATCAATACTGATAATATTTACATTGTTTTTAGCTAGTCTTGCTACCGCTGAAGAGTTTACTGATGTGTCTGAGATCACAGAGCGCTTGGAAGATGACATACCAAAGATTTTAGATAAACACAAAGCTCCTGGTGTTGCACTTGCATTTGTCAATGGAAATAGAGTTCTAGAGTTTCGATCCTATGGTTTTGCCGACGTAGCAGCCAAAACTGAGATTACCCAAAGCACAATGTTTAACGTAGGGTCTATTTCTAAGCTGGTTACTGTTTGGGGAGTAATGCAACTTGTAGCTCAAGGCAAAGTCGATTTAGATGCGCCAATAAACCAATACCTCAAACGTTGGCAGATCCCTAAGTCTGAGTTTAACGCAAAAAAAGTAACATTGAGAAATATCTTATCTCACACTTCAGGCTTGTCACTTGGCCCATATACAGGCTGGGAGTCTCCAGAAAAGTTAACATCTATAGTTGACTCACTAAATGGCAATAACAATGGCGCCGGATCTGTTGAACTTATTCATGTGCCCGATACAAAATGGTCTTATTCTGGTGGTGGGTATTCAGTGGTGCAACTTTTAATTGAAGATGTGTCAGGCATGGCATTTGAAGACTATATGCAGCAATACGTGTTTAAGCCTCTAAATATGAAGGATTCTACTTTTAACATTACTAAAAAAGTTATCAAAAAGTCGGCAACACCTTACGATAATTCCGGCAAAGTCACGGGCATGGTTTATTTTAATGAGAAAGCAGCTGCTGGTTTACAGACAACGCCAATAGACTTAGCACGCTTTAATATGGCTGTGTTGCGCAACAACGATGGTGATTATAATGGTTTAGGGTTGCTACCAGAAAAATTAATTGATCTGATGATAAAGCCCGCGCCAAACACTAATGGGCGCTGGAGTATGAGCTATGTTGTTGACGCAAAGAATAGCAGTCTTGGCTTTGCTGGATTTAATCGTGGTTGGGTCTCGCTATCACGCTCTATCACTGACCTTAACTTTGGTTATGTGATTTTAAGTAATAGTAGTATTGGCGCAGTGAATAATGACATTGATAGTCTTATCCTTTCTATTGTTAAACAAAGCCATAACTAA
- a CDS encoding phosphotransferase — translation MSFYLPLLIPHFQRIAIGETLTSLWSGCGQIVKCQLDEQACVIKAIKVPDHINHPKIKQSSFALTRKRDSYHVEYTFYQQFSHKLPKQAAAIECIKAINKGDEFALVFKDFSKLGYTQATTENIKAILKWLGQFHAFHLNAFHLNTKFDGLWPQGSYWHLDTRPDEFNNLPEKSDIKQAATQLNNALKQCDYQTLIHGDAKLANFAANSQGHILGYDFQYVGAGVGVVDVMYFMTSCMDDSELHKHAQTYLDYYFSQFKNALSHYQPAVNADDVIAQWAHLWPVAWADFYRFLLGWSPEHKKINGYMQAQVNNWLASNNS, via the coding sequence ATGTCTTTTTATCTTCCGTTACTTATCCCGCATTTTCAACGTATAGCTATTGGCGAAACCCTAACCTCGCTTTGGAGTGGCTGTGGTCAAATTGTGAAGTGCCAACTTGATGAACAAGCCTGTGTGATTAAAGCGATTAAAGTACCCGATCATATTAATCACCCTAAAATTAAACAAAGCAGCTTTGCGCTGACTAGGAAGCGTGACTCTTACCACGTTGAATATACGTTTTATCAGCAATTTAGCCATAAACTGCCCAAGCAAGCGGCAGCTATTGAATGCATTAAAGCAATCAACAAAGGCGATGAATTTGCCTTGGTGTTTAAAGATTTTTCAAAGCTGGGATACACCCAAGCAACCACCGAGAATATAAAAGCCATATTAAAGTGGTTGGGACAGTTTCATGCCTTTCATTTAAATGCCTTTCATTTAAATACAAAGTTTGATGGCTTATGGCCGCAAGGAAGCTATTGGCATTTAGATACCCGGCCTGATGAATTTAATAACTTGCCCGAAAAGTCCGATATTAAACAGGCAGCTACTCAATTAAATAACGCGTTAAAACAATGTGACTACCAAACGTTAATTCATGGTGATGCCAAGCTTGCTAATTTTGCCGCTAATAGCCAAGGGCATATACTCGGTTATGACTTTCAATATGTGGGTGCGGGTGTTGGGGTGGTAGATGTTATGTATTTTATGACCAGTTGTATGGATGATTCTGAGCTTCACAAACACGCACAAACTTACCTCGATTATTATTTTAGCCAGTTTAAAAACGCACTCAGTCACTACCAACCAGCAGTGAATGCGGATGACGTTATTGCACAATGGGCTCATTTATGGCCGGTGGCGTGGGCAGACTTTTATCGGTTTTTACTTGGGTGGAGCCCCGAGCACAAAAAAATTAACGGCTACATGCAAGCCCAGGTAAATAATTGGTTAGCCAGTAACAACTCATAA
- the upp gene encoding uracil phosphoribosyltransferase has translation MAIHVISHPLVQHKLGLMRAHGISTKSFRELCSEVGTLLTYEATKNLELEDNEITGWDGNKLKVEHIKGKKITVVPILRAGLGMMDGVMQLLPAAKVSVVGLERNEETLEPVPYFEKLVGNIDERLSLVIDPMLATGGSMIATIDMLKKAGCKEIKVIVLVAAPEGVEKTLAAHPDVEIFTASVDSHLNEKGYIIPGLGDAGDKIFGTVY, from the coding sequence ATGGCTATTCACGTTATTTCTCACCCCCTTGTTCAACATAAGTTAGGTTTAATGCGCGCGCATGGAATTAGCACGAAAAGTTTTCGAGAGTTGTGTTCAGAAGTTGGGACATTATTAACTTACGAAGCCACTAAAAACCTAGAATTAGAAGATAACGAAATTACAGGTTGGGACGGTAATAAACTTAAAGTTGAGCATATTAAAGGTAAAAAAATTACCGTTGTGCCAATTTTACGTGCGGGCCTTGGGATGATGGACGGCGTAATGCAATTACTCCCAGCAGCTAAAGTGAGTGTAGTGGGGTTAGAGCGTAACGAAGAAACACTTGAGCCAGTACCTTATTTTGAAAAGCTAGTAGGTAATATTGATGAGCGTTTGAGCTTAGTGATTGACCCTATGCTGGCTACTGGTGGCTCTATGATCGCCACTATCGATATGCTTAAAAAAGCGGGCTGTAAAGAAATTAAAGTTATTGTACTGGTTGCTGCGCCTGAGGGCGTTGAAAAAACATTAGCTGCTCACCCAGATGTAGAGATTTTTACTGCCTCAGTTGATAGCCACCTTAATGAAAAAGGCTACATTATCCCAGGATTAGGGGATGCAGGTGATAAAATTTTCGGTACGGTTTACTAG
- a CDS encoding uracil-xanthine permease family protein yields the protein MQNNSTFSIKTILTGAQMLFVAFGALVLVPILTGLDPSVALFTAGLGTLLFQFVTKGQVPIFLASSFAFIAPIIASVQMWGIPATMGGLMAAGFTYMLLSLLVKFKGTKTLHKILPPIVVGPVIMVIGLALAPAAVNMAMGKSGDGGTQIIAYDSAIIISMFSLLVTLLFAVWGKGVFKLIPILAGVVAGYTLSLFMGVVQFETVSNAQWLAVPNFVLPEFKWQAILFMVPVAIAPAIEHIGDMMAISQVTKKDYLKKPGLHRTLFGDGLATSAASLFGGPPNTTYSEVTGAVMLTKNFNPKVMMWTAIIAICLAFVAKMGAGLQTIPVPVMGGIMILLFGSIAVIGLNTLVKSGDDLSEPRNLSIVALILICGIGGMHIGSSQFSLEGVSLCAVLGIVLNLVFPKAQSNEN from the coding sequence GTGCAAAATAATTCTACGTTTTCAATAAAAACCATTTTAACGGGTGCCCAAATGCTATTTGTAGCGTTTGGTGCGCTGGTATTAGTACCTATTTTAACCGGCCTCGATCCGAGTGTTGCGTTGTTTACCGCAGGTTTAGGTACTTTGTTGTTTCAATTTGTCACTAAAGGCCAAGTGCCTATTTTTTTAGCCTCGTCATTTGCGTTTATTGCACCCATTATTGCCTCAGTGCAAATGTGGGGCATACCCGCCACTATGGGCGGCTTAATGGCAGCGGGCTTTACTTATATGCTGTTGAGTTTATTGGTGAAGTTTAAAGGCACAAAAACCTTACATAAAATTTTGCCGCCAATTGTGGTCGGCCCAGTGATTATGGTGATTGGCCTAGCACTCGCGCCAGCTGCGGTTAATATGGCAATGGGTAAAAGTGGCGATGGTGGTACACAAATTATTGCCTACGACAGTGCCATTATTATTTCTATGTTCTCATTACTAGTAACTTTATTGTTTGCCGTGTGGGGCAAAGGAGTATTTAAACTGATCCCAATTTTAGCCGGTGTTGTTGCCGGTTACACGCTTTCGTTATTTATGGGTGTAGTGCAGTTTGAAACAGTCAGTAATGCACAGTGGTTGGCAGTGCCTAACTTTGTACTGCCAGAGTTTAAATGGCAAGCAATTTTGTTTATGGTGCCGGTGGCAATTGCGCCTGCTATTGAACACATTGGTGACATGATGGCAATTAGCCAAGTTACAAAAAAAGACTATTTGAAAAAGCCAGGGCTACATCGCACTTTATTTGGTGATGGGTTAGCCACGTCTGCTGCATCATTATTTGGCGGCCCACCTAACACCACTTACTCAGAGGTAACCGGTGCGGTAATGCTAACTAAAAACTTTAACCCTAAAGTGATGATGTGGACTGCCATTATTGCAATTTGTTTAGCGTTTGTGGCTAAAATGGGCGCGGGTTTGCAAACCATTCCGGTCCCTGTAATGGGCGGCATAATGATTTTATTATTTGGCTCTATTGCCGTTATTGGCTTAAATACCTTAGTTAAATCGGGCGATGACTTAAGCGAACCACGCAATTTAAGTATTGTGGCGCTTATTTTAATTTGCGGTATTGGTGGTATGCACATTGGTAGCAGCCAGTTCAGCCTTGAAGGTGTGAGCTTATGCGCTGTTTTAGGCATAGTATTAAATTTAGTATTCCCAAAAGCACAGAGCAACGAGAATTAA
- a CDS encoding HAD-IIB family hydrolase, producing MLEANSVDINAFLVKHQLPLKYQYISEQYFSVIAQDILTSKKNAPLFVAINGCQGSGKTTLGDYLVTWFEQNTHLNCVALSIDDFYLSTQKRQQLAQDVHCLFATRGVPGTHDVALMDKTISRLLNKEVNVPLPRFDKQQDEPVAKNKWLTNSQPVDIVILEGWCVASEPQQPFTLIEPINELEKSYDQQGLWRRCINSCLANEYKTVFNKIDYTIMLKAPSFDDVFAWRQEQEHKLIAKQGQGAGTMTDEQLLWFISHFERITRENLSTLSAKANALIELDSHRDVVAMQLTSDNIGQPIIFTDLDGTLLNHRDYNTEAVDTLLQELQYSGVPVVFNTSKTFSEVVALQQALNIKQPFIVENGSAVYIPENYFTLRPIGCSEYQGYWCYSFAAPISNLWADLTHLKKDYSDQYSLFSELSCEQVMHITGLNEIQAAQAQNRQYSDPLCWHGEEHKLNEFINAITVYGYDVKVGGRFIHIGKNTDKSMAQQWLVKQFTAQFTKPLSIIALGDSDNDKQMLEEADIAIIIANPESKKPVKLTHNKARYSQLPAPLGWVEEITALPCINSILPNFEEYSLHG from the coding sequence ATATTGGAGGCCAATAGTGTGGATATAAATGCTTTTTTAGTAAAACATCAATTGCCGTTGAAATATCAATATATTAGTGAGCAGTATTTTTCTGTGATTGCTCAGGATATTTTAACCAGCAAAAAAAATGCGCCTTTATTTGTTGCCATCAACGGCTGCCAAGGCTCAGGAAAAACCACGCTTGGTGACTATTTAGTGACTTGGTTTGAGCAAAACACCCACCTAAATTGTGTCGCACTCTCTATTGATGACTTTTATTTATCAACCCAAAAACGTCAGCAGCTAGCACAAGATGTGCATTGTTTATTTGCCACCCGTGGAGTTCCAGGCACACATGATGTTGCCCTTATGGATAAAACCATTAGTCGCTTGTTAAATAAAGAGGTTAATGTACCGCTGCCACGTTTTGACAAACAACAAGATGAACCCGTAGCAAAAAATAAATGGTTAACCAATAGCCAGCCAGTCGATATTGTTATTTTAGAAGGGTGGTGTGTAGCCAGTGAGCCACAGCAGCCTTTTACCTTAATTGAGCCTATTAATGAGCTAGAAAAATCATACGATCAGCAAGGACTATGGCGCCGCTGTATTAATAGCTGTTTAGCCAATGAGTATAAAACCGTATTTAATAAAATTGACTACACAATTATGCTTAAAGCGCCGAGTTTTGACGATGTATTTGCATGGCGACAAGAGCAAGAGCACAAGCTAATCGCAAAACAAGGCCAAGGCGCAGGTACCATGACCGACGAGCAGCTGCTTTGGTTTATTTCTCACTTTGAGCGTATTACCCGAGAAAATTTAAGTACCCTCAGTGCCAAAGCAAATGCGTTAATAGAGCTTGATAGTCACCGTGATGTAGTCGCAATGCAGTTAACTAGCGACAATATTGGTCAGCCCATTATTTTTACCGATTTAGATGGTACGTTATTAAATCATAGAGACTACAACACCGAAGCGGTCGACACTTTATTACAAGAGCTGCAATACAGCGGTGTGCCGGTGGTATTTAACACCAGTAAAACGTTTAGTGAAGTGGTGGCACTGCAACAAGCGCTCAATATTAAACAGCCTTTTATTGTTGAAAATGGCTCGGCTGTCTATATTCCTGAAAATTACTTTACCCTCAGACCCATTGGCTGCAGCGAATACCAAGGCTATTGGTGTTATTCATTTGCGGCGCCCATTAGCAATTTATGGGCTGATTTAACACATTTAAAAAAAGACTACAGCGACCAATATAGTTTATTCAGTGAGTTATCGTGTGAGCAGGTAATGCACATCACAGGGTTAAACGAGATACAGGCGGCGCAAGCACAGAATCGTCAATATTCAGATCCGCTCTGCTGGCATGGCGAAGAGCACAAACTTAACGAATTTATAAACGCAATAACAGTGTACGGCTACGACGTTAAAGTAGGCGGGCGCTTTATCCACATTGGTAAAAATACCGATAAAAGCATGGCGCAGCAATGGCTGGTGAAACAGTTTACTGCGCAGTTTACTAAGCCGCTAAGCATTATTGCGCTTGGGGATAGTGATAACGATAAGCAAATGCTAGAAGAGGCAGATATTGCCATTATTATTGCCAATCCAGAGAGTAAAAAGCCGGTTAAATTAACCCATAACAAAGCGCGTTATTCTCAGTTGCCAGCGCCGTTAGGCTGGGTAGAAGAAATCACTGCATTACCTTGTATTAACAGCATTTTACCCAATTTTGAGGAGTATAGTTTACATGGCTGA